One window from the genome of Vanessa tameamea isolate UH-Manoa-2023 chromosome 13, ilVanTame1 primary haplotype, whole genome shotgun sequence encodes:
- the LOC113393748 gene encoding large ribosomal subunit protein mL66: MSFLTRTGYSFAKNTILSTSLRSISTTKQLRLKELREHKEGSSLVVEGVTVPSPRTELLIRAVNHQENPHQCKDTCYMCALNLDVKHTDVLILSQFVRTDGCMLPRRITGLCQRQQKKIGKLVTMAQKAGLMINLTPAYCHKDPKKRYGFKKFNTYFDEKTIFMKRIPKPTDRFER, encoded by the exons atgtCGTTTTTAACTCGAACTGGCTACTCATTcgcaaaaaatactatattgtcAACATCTTTACGTTCTATATcaacaacaaaacaattacGACTTAAAgaat TACGGGAACATAAAGAGGGTTCTTCGTTAGTAGTTGAAGGCGTAACCGTTCCTTCTCCGCGGACAGAACTCCTAATAAGAGCGGTAAACCATCAAGAAAATCCACACCAATGTAAAGATACTTGCTATATGTGTGCATTAAATTTAGACGTGAAACATACAGATGTACTTATCTTGAGTCAGTTTGTGAGGACCGACGGTTGTATGTTACCTAGACGTATAACAGGATTATGTCAGAGACAACAGAAGAAAATTGGAAAACTAGTCACTATGGCACAGAAAGCAG GTTTGATGATAAATTTAACACCAGCATACTGTCACAAAGATCCCAAGAAGAGATATGGCTTTAAAAAGTTTAACACATACTTTgatgaaaaaacaatattcatgAAGAGAATACCAAAACCCACAGATAGATTTGAGCGTTGA